In one window of Nerophis ophidion isolate RoL-2023_Sa linkage group LG05, RoL_Noph_v1.0, whole genome shotgun sequence DNA:
- the LOC133553303 gene encoding C-1-tetrahydrofolate synthase, cytoplasmic-like, translating to MFSLLRHHMSSCYGGRRSIATVISGNTTSKLVRERLKKEVDKMKMSEFRPSLVVLQVGNREDSNLYISSKMKAAAEVGIDAAHVRLPNTSTQQEVLRTIMSVNEDTSVHGLIVQLPLDSVHAIDMELITDAVSPLKDVDGLSCINAGKLSRGDLNNCFIPCTPNGCMELIRQTGVGVAGKHAVVVGRSKIVGAPMHDLLLWHHATVTTCHSKTRDLPEQVGRADILVVGAGKAEMVHGDWLKEGSVVIDCGINHVPDKTKASGKRVVGDVHYPSANQKAGYITPVPGGVGPMTVAMLMQNTVISAQRFLANMD from the exons ATGTTCTCTCTCTTACGCCACCACATGTCCTCTTGTTATGGTGGCAGACGCTCCATAGCAACTGTCATTTCTGGAAACACAACATCCAA GCTGGTGAGGGAGAGGCTGAAAAAGGAAGTGGACAAGATGAAGATGTCAGAGTTCAGACCAAGTCTGGTGGTTCTACAG gtgggaAACAGAGAAGACTCCAACTTGTACATCAGCAGTAAAATGAAAGCTGCAGCTGAG GTGGGCATTGACGCCGCGCACGTGAGGCTGCCCAACACATCCACACAACAGGAG GTGCTGAGGACCATCATGTCCGTCAACGAGGACACATCTGTGCACGGCCTTATTGTCCAACTTCCTCTGGACTCTGTGCACGCCATCGACATGGAGCTAATCACCGACGCTGTCTCGCCGCTCAAAGACGTGGACGG gcTGAGTTGCATCAATGCAGGGAAGTTGTCTCGTGGAGACTTGAACAATTGTTTCATCCCATGCACACCCAACGGCTGCATGGAACTAATCAGACAGACAG GTGTGGGCGTGGCAGGAAAACACGCTGTGGTGGTCGGCCGCAGCAAGATCGTGGGCGCGCCTATGCATGACCTGCTGCTGTGGCATCACGCTACCGTCACCACCTGCCACTCAAAGACGCGCGACCTACCTGAGCAG GTGGGCAGGGCAGACATCCTGGTGGTGGGGGCGGGGAAAGCAGAAATGGTGCATGGGGATTGGCTGAAAGAGGGCTCCGTGGTCATTGACTGTGGAATCAATCACGTGCCAG ACAAAACCAAGGCGAGCGGCAAGCGCGTGGTTGGCGACGTCCACTACCCCTCAGCCAATCAGAAAGCAGGGTACATCACTCCAGTTCCAGGAGGGGTGGGACCAATGACGGTGGCCATGCTCATGCAG AACACGGTGATCAGTGCTCAGCGCTTCCTTGCCAACATGGACTGA
- the cep43 gene encoding FGFR1 oncogene partner isoform X2 — translation MSAAEDDTELRDLLIQNLENNGVLNKLKAEMRAAVFLALEEQDRLENKTPLVNDNLKKCLNTKDGRLVASLIVDFLRVFHLDFSLAVFQPEINTLSGLDSRQLLCSELGLSEAELNTNSPVLLELVRRGRHKVTSIMAAEVVLDEDRITSPPVNKVAISGGKEEEQQDCKPVKEVDSRPMSLATDLRLGVDVDGDMEEHQDTDHSFFDDPKPEPQKTYGWQGDTGGSRQHPPGLLAEATQIPEGGEGCASERIQSQTASNSREKEFRDEKVCSKADLDDDVEYDDDFNSNRSDLYKSELSISEDIEEVSIEGPDNSEKLEYTVDESVSQLSHIHGVDYMEEKRFHHAPSNSHVH, via the exons ATGTCTGCTGCAGAAGACGACACAGAGTTGAGGGATCTTCTCATCCAGAACTTGGAAAACAACGGAGTTCTAAACAAGCTCAAG GCGGAGATGAGGGCTGCTGTGTTTCTGGCATTGGAGGAACAGGATCGTCTGGAG AACAAGACACCGTTGGTCAATGACAACCTAAAGAAATGTCTCAACACCAAAGATG GTCGTCTGGTGGCCAGTCTCATTGTGGACTTCCTGCGAGTGTTTCATCTTGACTTTAGCCTGGCCGTTTTCCAGCCGGAGATCAACACG CTGAGTGGTCTGGACAGTCGTCAGTTGCTCTGCAGCGAACTCGGCCTGTCGGAGGCGGAGCTGAACACTAACTCACCTGTGCTACTGGAGCTCGTCCGACGAGGCCGGCACAAAGTCACGTCCATCATGGCAGCTGAG GTGGTGTTGGACGAGGACAGAATCACTTCTCCACCTGTCAACAAG GTCGCCATCTCTGGTGGCAAGGAAGAGGAGCAGCAGGACTGCAAACCCGTTAAGGAGGTGGACAGCAGGCCCATGTCTTTAGCTACTGACCTGCGCTTGGGCGTGGATGTAGACGGGGACATGGAGGAGCACCAGGATACGGATCATTCCTTTTTTGATGACCCTAAGCCTGAACCCCAGAAGACGTACGGCTG GCAGGGGGACACTGGCGGAAGCAGGCAGCATCCACCCGGCTTGTTGGCAGAGGCAACACAGATACCAGAGGGAGGAGAAGGATGCGCATCAGAAAGGATTCAAAGTCAGACAG CATCAAATTCCAGAGAGAAAGAATTCCGAGACGAGAAGGTCTGCAGCAAAGCTGATCTAG ATGACGATGTTGAATATGACGACGACTTCAACAG CAATCGATCTGATCTCTACAAGAGCGAGCTGAGCATCAGCGAGGACATCGAGGAGGTTTCCATTGAGGGACCCGACAACAGCGAAAAG CTGGAGTACACAGTGGACGAGAGCGTCTCTCAGCTGAGCCACATTCATGGCGTGGACTACATGGAGGAG AAACGGTTTCATCACGCACCTTCAAACAGTCATGTACATTGA
- the cep43 gene encoding FGFR1 oncogene partner isoform X1 — translation MSAAEDDTELRDLLIQNLENNGVLNKLKAEMRAAVFLALEEQDRLENKTPLVNDNLKKCLNTKDGRLVASLIVDFLRVFHLDFSLAVFQPEINTLSGLDSRQLLCSELGLSEAELNTNSPVLLELVRRGRHKVTSIMAAEVVLDEDRITSPPVNKVAISGGKEEEQQDCKPVKEVDSRPMSLATDLRLGVDVDGDMEEHQDTDHSFFDDPKPEPQKTYGWQGDTGGSRQHPPGLLAEATQIPEGGEGCASERIQSQTASNSREKEFRDEKVCSKADLDDDVEYDDDFNSNRSDLYKSELSISEDIEEVSIEGPDNSEKLEYTVDESVSQLSHIHGVDYMEECRPAETVSSRTFKQSCTLST, via the exons ATGTCTGCTGCAGAAGACGACACAGAGTTGAGGGATCTTCTCATCCAGAACTTGGAAAACAACGGAGTTCTAAACAAGCTCAAG GCGGAGATGAGGGCTGCTGTGTTTCTGGCATTGGAGGAACAGGATCGTCTGGAG AACAAGACACCGTTGGTCAATGACAACCTAAAGAAATGTCTCAACACCAAAGATG GTCGTCTGGTGGCCAGTCTCATTGTGGACTTCCTGCGAGTGTTTCATCTTGACTTTAGCCTGGCCGTTTTCCAGCCGGAGATCAACACG CTGAGTGGTCTGGACAGTCGTCAGTTGCTCTGCAGCGAACTCGGCCTGTCGGAGGCGGAGCTGAACACTAACTCACCTGTGCTACTGGAGCTCGTCCGACGAGGCCGGCACAAAGTCACGTCCATCATGGCAGCTGAG GTGGTGTTGGACGAGGACAGAATCACTTCTCCACCTGTCAACAAG GTCGCCATCTCTGGTGGCAAGGAAGAGGAGCAGCAGGACTGCAAACCCGTTAAGGAGGTGGACAGCAGGCCCATGTCTTTAGCTACTGACCTGCGCTTGGGCGTGGATGTAGACGGGGACATGGAGGAGCACCAGGATACGGATCATTCCTTTTTTGATGACCCTAAGCCTGAACCCCAGAAGACGTACGGCTG GCAGGGGGACACTGGCGGAAGCAGGCAGCATCCACCCGGCTTGTTGGCAGAGGCAACACAGATACCAGAGGGAGGAGAAGGATGCGCATCAGAAAGGATTCAAAGTCAGACAG CATCAAATTCCAGAGAGAAAGAATTCCGAGACGAGAAGGTCTGCAGCAAAGCTGATCTAG ATGACGATGTTGAATATGACGACGACTTCAACAG CAATCGATCTGATCTCTACAAGAGCGAGCTGAGCATCAGCGAGGACATCGAGGAGGTTTCCATTGAGGGACCCGACAACAGCGAAAAG CTGGAGTACACAGTGGACGAGAGCGTCTCTCAGCTGAGCCACATTCATGGCGTGGACTACATGGAGGAG TGTCGTCCTGCAGAAACGGTTTCATCACGCACCTTCAAACAGTCATGTACATTGAGTACATGA
- the cep43 gene encoding FGFR1 oncogene partner isoform X5 → MVSWFFEKLLLSRLVASLIVDFLRVFHLDFSLAVFQPEINTLSGLDSRQLLCSELGLSEAELNTNSPVLLELVRRGRHKVTSIMAAEVVLDEDRITSPPVNKVAISGGKEEEQQDCKPVKEVDSRPMSLATDLRLGVDVDGDMEEHQDTDHSFFDDPKPEPQKTYGWQGDTGGSRQHPPGLLAEATQIPEGGEGCASERIQSQTASNSREKEFRDEKVCSKADLDDDVEYDDDFNSNRSDLYKSELSISEDIEEVSIEGPDNSEKLEYTVDESVSQLSHIHGVDYMEECRPAETVSSRTFKQSCTLST, encoded by the exons ATGGTCAGCTGGTTCTTTGAGAAACTTCTTCTAA GTCGTCTGGTGGCCAGTCTCATTGTGGACTTCCTGCGAGTGTTTCATCTTGACTTTAGCCTGGCCGTTTTCCAGCCGGAGATCAACACG CTGAGTGGTCTGGACAGTCGTCAGTTGCTCTGCAGCGAACTCGGCCTGTCGGAGGCGGAGCTGAACACTAACTCACCTGTGCTACTGGAGCTCGTCCGACGAGGCCGGCACAAAGTCACGTCCATCATGGCAGCTGAG GTGGTGTTGGACGAGGACAGAATCACTTCTCCACCTGTCAACAAG GTCGCCATCTCTGGTGGCAAGGAAGAGGAGCAGCAGGACTGCAAACCCGTTAAGGAGGTGGACAGCAGGCCCATGTCTTTAGCTACTGACCTGCGCTTGGGCGTGGATGTAGACGGGGACATGGAGGAGCACCAGGATACGGATCATTCCTTTTTTGATGACCCTAAGCCTGAACCCCAGAAGACGTACGGCTG GCAGGGGGACACTGGCGGAAGCAGGCAGCATCCACCCGGCTTGTTGGCAGAGGCAACACAGATACCAGAGGGAGGAGAAGGATGCGCATCAGAAAGGATTCAAAGTCAGACAG CATCAAATTCCAGAGAGAAAGAATTCCGAGACGAGAAGGTCTGCAGCAAAGCTGATCTAG ATGACGATGTTGAATATGACGACGACTTCAACAG CAATCGATCTGATCTCTACAAGAGCGAGCTGAGCATCAGCGAGGACATCGAGGAGGTTTCCATTGAGGGACCCGACAACAGCGAAAAG CTGGAGTACACAGTGGACGAGAGCGTCTCTCAGCTGAGCCACATTCATGGCGTGGACTACATGGAGGAG TGTCGTCCTGCAGAAACGGTTTCATCACGCACCTTCAAACAGTCATGTACATTGAGTACATGA
- the cep43 gene encoding FGFR1 oncogene partner isoform X3: MSAAEDDTELRDLLIQNLENNGVLNKLKAEMRAAVFLALEEQDRLENKTPLVNDNLKKCLNTKDGRLVASLIVDFLRVFHLDFSLAVFQPEINTLSGLDSRQLLCSELGLSEAELNTNSPVLLELVRRGRHKVTSIMAAEVVLDEDRITSPPVNKVAISGGKEEEQQDCKPVKEVDSRPMSLATDLRLGVDVDGDMEEHQDTDHSFFDDPKPEPQKTYGWQGDTGGSRQHPPGLLAEATQIPEGGEGCASERIQSQTASNSREKEFRDEKVCSKADLDDDVEYDDDFNSNRSDLYKSELSISEDIEEVSIEGPDNSEKLEYTVDESVSQLSHIHGVDYMEEVA, encoded by the exons ATGTCTGCTGCAGAAGACGACACAGAGTTGAGGGATCTTCTCATCCAGAACTTGGAAAACAACGGAGTTCTAAACAAGCTCAAG GCGGAGATGAGGGCTGCTGTGTTTCTGGCATTGGAGGAACAGGATCGTCTGGAG AACAAGACACCGTTGGTCAATGACAACCTAAAGAAATGTCTCAACACCAAAGATG GTCGTCTGGTGGCCAGTCTCATTGTGGACTTCCTGCGAGTGTTTCATCTTGACTTTAGCCTGGCCGTTTTCCAGCCGGAGATCAACACG CTGAGTGGTCTGGACAGTCGTCAGTTGCTCTGCAGCGAACTCGGCCTGTCGGAGGCGGAGCTGAACACTAACTCACCTGTGCTACTGGAGCTCGTCCGACGAGGCCGGCACAAAGTCACGTCCATCATGGCAGCTGAG GTGGTGTTGGACGAGGACAGAATCACTTCTCCACCTGTCAACAAG GTCGCCATCTCTGGTGGCAAGGAAGAGGAGCAGCAGGACTGCAAACCCGTTAAGGAGGTGGACAGCAGGCCCATGTCTTTAGCTACTGACCTGCGCTTGGGCGTGGATGTAGACGGGGACATGGAGGAGCACCAGGATACGGATCATTCCTTTTTTGATGACCCTAAGCCTGAACCCCAGAAGACGTACGGCTG GCAGGGGGACACTGGCGGAAGCAGGCAGCATCCACCCGGCTTGTTGGCAGAGGCAACACAGATACCAGAGGGAGGAGAAGGATGCGCATCAGAAAGGATTCAAAGTCAGACAG CATCAAATTCCAGAGAGAAAGAATTCCGAGACGAGAAGGTCTGCAGCAAAGCTGATCTAG ATGACGATGTTGAATATGACGACGACTTCAACAG CAATCGATCTGATCTCTACAAGAGCGAGCTGAGCATCAGCGAGGACATCGAGGAGGTTTCCATTGAGGGACCCGACAACAGCGAAAAG CTGGAGTACACAGTGGACGAGAGCGTCTCTCAGCTGAGCCACATTCATGGCGTGGACTACATGGAGGAGGTAGCCTGA
- the cep43 gene encoding FGFR1 oncogene partner isoform X4, whose protein sequence is MSAAEDDTELRDLLIQNLENNGVLNKLKAEMRAAVFLALEEQDRLENKTPLVNDNLKKCLNTKDGRLVASLIVDFLRVFHLDFSLAVFQPEINTLSGLDSRQLLCSELGLSEAELNTNSPVLLELVRRGRHKVTSIMAAEVVLDEDRITSPPVNKVAISGGKEEEQQDCKPVKEVDSRPMSLATDLRLGVDVDGDMEEHQDTDHSFFDDPKPEPQKTYGWQGDTGGSRQHPPGLLAEATQIPEGGEGCASERIQSQTASNSREKEFRDEKVCSKADLDDDVEYDDDFNSNRSDLYKSELSISEDIEEVSIEGPDNSEKLEYTVDESVSQLSHIHGVDYMEEV, encoded by the exons ATGTCTGCTGCAGAAGACGACACAGAGTTGAGGGATCTTCTCATCCAGAACTTGGAAAACAACGGAGTTCTAAACAAGCTCAAG GCGGAGATGAGGGCTGCTGTGTTTCTGGCATTGGAGGAACAGGATCGTCTGGAG AACAAGACACCGTTGGTCAATGACAACCTAAAGAAATGTCTCAACACCAAAGATG GTCGTCTGGTGGCCAGTCTCATTGTGGACTTCCTGCGAGTGTTTCATCTTGACTTTAGCCTGGCCGTTTTCCAGCCGGAGATCAACACG CTGAGTGGTCTGGACAGTCGTCAGTTGCTCTGCAGCGAACTCGGCCTGTCGGAGGCGGAGCTGAACACTAACTCACCTGTGCTACTGGAGCTCGTCCGACGAGGCCGGCACAAAGTCACGTCCATCATGGCAGCTGAG GTGGTGTTGGACGAGGACAGAATCACTTCTCCACCTGTCAACAAG GTCGCCATCTCTGGTGGCAAGGAAGAGGAGCAGCAGGACTGCAAACCCGTTAAGGAGGTGGACAGCAGGCCCATGTCTTTAGCTACTGACCTGCGCTTGGGCGTGGATGTAGACGGGGACATGGAGGAGCACCAGGATACGGATCATTCCTTTTTTGATGACCCTAAGCCTGAACCCCAGAAGACGTACGGCTG GCAGGGGGACACTGGCGGAAGCAGGCAGCATCCACCCGGCTTGTTGGCAGAGGCAACACAGATACCAGAGGGAGGAGAAGGATGCGCATCAGAAAGGATTCAAAGTCAGACAG CATCAAATTCCAGAGAGAAAGAATTCCGAGACGAGAAGGTCTGCAGCAAAGCTGATCTAG ATGACGATGTTGAATATGACGACGACTTCAACAG CAATCGATCTGATCTCTACAAGAGCGAGCTGAGCATCAGCGAGGACATCGAGGAGGTTTCCATTGAGGGACCCGACAACAGCGAAAAG CTGGAGTACACAGTGGACGAGAGCGTCTCTCAGCTGAGCCACATTCATGGCGTGGACTACATGGAGGAG GTGTGA